The segment CGCCACCAGTCCCGGTTTGCGATGAAATTCCAGCGCCATGCCCCTCAACCCAGACCAAAGCAGCAACAGCCATCTAGAAGCGGATGTTTTCGCGCAAAATCCCTATGTCTTTATCCCCGCGTCCGGAGACATTCACGATGATGATTTCGTATGGCTTCATGTTCGGGGCGCGCCGGACACATTCGGCTACGGCGTGGGCTGACTCGAGCGCCGGAATGATACCTTCGGTGCGCGCCAGCAGCTTGCAGGCCTCGAGCGCCTCGCTATCGGATGCCGATACGTATTCCGCGCGGCCCATGTCTCGTAGCCATCCATGCTCGGGGCCGATGGCCGGATAGTCCAAGCCTGCCGAAACCGAGTGCGTATTCGCGATCTGTCCGGCTTCATCCTGCAGCACGTAGGAATAAGTCCCTTGCAGAACGCCGGGCGAGCCGCCCTGAAACCGCGCGGCGTGCTGGCCGAGTTCGCTGCTTCGCCCGCCGGCTTCCACCCCCACGAGCCCGACCTGTGTCTGCGGAATGAATTCGTGAAAGATGCCGATGGCGTTCGAGCCGCCGCCGACACAGGCGAGGATCATGTCCGGCAGCCGTCCTTCTGCCTTGGTAATCTGCCAGCGTGTTTCCCTTCCGATTACGCGATGGAAGTCGCGCACCATGGTGGGATAAGGATGTGCCCCCAACACGCTGCCCAGCAGGTAATGCGTGGTTCGCACATTCGTCACCCAGTCGCGCATGGCCTCGTTGATAGCGTCTTTCAACGTGCGTGAGCCCGATTCCACGCCGCGGACTTCGGCTCCCAGCAATCGCATACGGAAGACATTCAACTCCTGGCGCCGCATGTCCTCCGTACCCATGTAGACCACGCAGTCAAAGCCAAATAGTGCGCATACCGTTGCTGTTGCCACTCCGTGCTGACCGGCGCCGGTTTCGGCAATCACACGATGCTTGCCCATCCGCTTGACCAGCAGCGCCTGTCCCAGGCAATTGTTGATTTTGTGCGCGCCAGTGTGCAGCAGGTCTTCGCGCTTCAGATAGATTTTGGCGCCTCCAAGTTTTTCCGTGAGCCGCTCCGCAAAAAACAGCGGCGTAGGCCGTCCCGCGAATTGCCGCAGAAGCAAATCCAGTTCACGCTGGAACTCCGGATCTTGCCTGGCTTGCTCGTAGGCGCGTTCCAACTCTTCCAGGGCAGCAACCAGAGTCTCAGGCACATATCGGCCTCCGTACGGACCGAAGCGCCCTGGCTTTGCGCTGACGGATTGGCTCGGGGTTGCCGGCATCATTAATTTCCTGTTGCTCGGCCGCGGGCTGCCGACACAAAAGCACGCACCTTCGCGGGGTCTTTCTTGCCGGGGCTGCTTTCGACACCGGAAGCGATATCTACGCCATACGGCGCCAGCAGGCGAATCGCCTCATCTACATTATCCGGACGAAGCCCGCCGGCAACGATCACTGGTAGCACGCATTGCATCGCTTCGACCAGAGGCACGGCGGATTCCCAATCAAATTTCTTACCTGCCCCACCCCACTTTCCTTCTTGCCCGCAATCCAACAGCAGCGCGTCCGGCTTGGCATCTCCGTCAGGCCATCTGAACCCGACCTGCAGTCCAGCTTCGAACTTCTCGGGAAGATGGATCACACGATAGAGCTTCGGCTTCTGGCCTTTCGTCGTGTGCATAGAGTTAATCTCCGCCAATAGCGGTTCAGGCTCCTCCCCGCTGAGTTGGATAGAGGTCAAGCCGGTGCCTTTCATGATGGTGCGGATGCGTTCCGCTCTCTCATTCACGAATACTCCCACCTTCTCCAGGGTATCGGGCAGTTGCTGCACGATTTCGCGGACCTGCTCCGGGGTTACACGACGCGGGCTTGCCGCAAACACGAACCCCACTGCATCCGCGCCAGCTTCGACCGCCAGCCGCGCGTCTTCGAGGTTCGTAGTTCCGCAAATCTTCACCCAGGTCATCACGCTTAGTGCACCACCACCTTGCGTGCAGCACGCTTGGTTTCCCGTAACAGGTTCGCGAGCTCCTGCCCGGGACGGTCAGCCGCCATCAGGGATTCGCCAATGAGAAACGCCTGATAACCTGCCGCCTGAAGTGTGAGCAGGTCATTGGCGCTGTGAATGCCGCTTTCTGCCACGCGCAACACTCGCTCTGGCAGCTTCGTACCGAGTCGCAGGGCTGCATTCAGATCGACCGTAAAGGTTCGCAAATCCCGGCTGTTAACACCCAATATTTCAAATCCATTGTCCAGCGCAATTGTTAACTCGCGTTCATCATGGATTTCGCAGAGCACATCTAATCCCAGACTTCGAGCCTGCGCTCCCAGATGGCCTAGCTGCTCCAGCGTCAACGCCGCTATGATCAGCAAGATCGCATCCGCGTGATTGGCCCGGGCTTCCAGAATCTGAAATTCGTCGACGATAAAATCCTTGCGCAGGCATGGCAGTGGCATCGCCGCAGAGGCTTCCCGCAGGTAGTCAAGGGAACCCTGAAAAAACTGCTCCTCCGTCAGCACAGAGAGTGCAGACGCACCGCTCTCGAACAGCTCGCTGGCAAGTCCCGCAGCATGGAAACTGGCCCGTATCATGCCGCGCGACGGTGAAGCCTTCTTCAACTCCGCAATCACGGCTGGACCGGCCGCAGCCGCGGTCCGCAAGGCTTTCGCGAAACCTCGCGGCGTATGGTTGGCCGCGTCGCGCTCCAGTGCCTTGAGGTCGGTATTCTTCGTAGCCTCGGCTACACGCGCGCGAACGGCGCTAACGATCTCGTCTAAAGAGACGGGCATGGCTCGGAATCCCCTGATTATACGGGGCTGCGCGTTGCTCTGCACGATGGAGAAACTGAATGTTGCATGTTTCGAGCTGCTGCCATTAGCATGCGGAAGCCATTGCGTTGCTTCGCGGAGGAAGAGCCCATGCCTCGTCCGGCTGGCGTAACGCTGCTTGCCATTATCAATTGGATGTTCGCCTGCGGTCTCGTCATTCTCGCCCTGGGTTTTTTTGTTGGCTTCCGATTTCTTGGAGCGATTGGCGCCATGGGAATGCCCGCCGAACTCTTTACCGCTATCGGCACTTTTGCCGGAATCCTTTTTCTCTTCTTTGCTGCTGTGGAAGCTTTTGTCGGCTATGGACTCTGGAACCTGCAGGAGTGGGCGCGAGTCGTTGAGATCGTACTGTTTGCTATCCATCTTTTGTTTTCGATTCCGCGATTGCTGTTTCCGCACATGGCGGTATTTCTGCTGCCCCGCCTGGTCCGCATGGCTATCGACGGATTGGTGATCTGGTATCTGATGCAGCCGCAAGTGCGCGCTGCTTTTGCCCCTCGCTAGAGCCTTTTCCCAGCGCGCCTTGAGGTTCTGCAATTACACTAGAGAAATTCCCACACGAGGTTTTCCGATGCCTGGCAAAGACGCGATTGCGGCTCGCATTCGTGTTGAATGCGTAACCAACTCCGGGGTCAAGGAAGTCGACTTCACGAATATCCCCTTCGGCAGCGTATTCAGCGACCACATGTTTACCGCTGAGTATCAGGACGGTCGCTGGAGCGAAGGTATCATTCGACCCTTTGGTCCGATCCCGCTCTCTCCCACCTCTAGCTCGCTGCACTATGGGATCTCGGTTTTCGAAGGCATGAAGGCGCACAAGTCGGCTGATGGCCATCCACTTCTGTTTCGTCCGCGTGACAATGCACGGCGTTTCCAGGGCTCGGCAGCTCGGCTAGCGATGGCTCAGGTGCCGGAGGACTTGTTCCTAGATGGCCTTCACGAGTTGATCCGCCTGGATCAGGCATGGATTCCTCCAGCCGATAAGGGTGCTCTGTACATCCGGCCAGTTCTCTTTTCCAGTGACCCCTCGCTCCGAGTAAAACCGGCCGATAAATACCAGTTCATCATTTTCACCTCTCCTTTCGGGGCGTATTTCTCCGTGCCAGTGGACGTGTTGGTGAGCGAACACTACGTCCGGGCCTTTCCGGGAGGCACCGGGGACGTGAAGCCGGCCGGGAACTACGCTGCCGCGCTCCTGGCCGATCAGGAAGCTCGCGAAGCCGGATGCCACGCCGTTTTGTGGCTGGACGCGCAGGAGCATCGCTTCGTGGAAGAATGCGGCGTTATGAATGTGTTCTTCCTCGTGGGCGAAGAAGTCATAACGCCACCCCTGACCGGCACGATCCTCCCTGGCATCACTCGCGATAGCGTGATTACGCTCCTGCGTGATATGGGAATTCCCGTCCGGGAAGAGCGGATCTCGATCGATGAACTGCTGGAGTCTCACGAACAGGGCTGTCTTCGCGAATGCTTCGGGACAGGAACCGCCGCTACCGTCTCGCACGTAGGCCGAATTCGATATCGCGGAAACACTCTCCTGCTGCCGCCGGTCGAAGAACGCAAAATCGGGCCAGCGGTGCGGCAAAAACTGGTCAGCATTATGACTGGGCGCGAGCCTGATCCGCACGCTTGGGTTGAAGCCATCTGAGCGAACCGATTATCGCCATACCCGAACTCAGAACCCGAAGTCCAAACTCAGAGCGAACAGGAGAAAAACGACTCCAAATGCACTACCTCTTATTTTACGAAGTGGCTGACGATTACGTTTCCCGGCGGGCACAGTTCCGGGCAGCTCACCTTGAAAAGGCATGGAAATCGAGTGAGCGGGGCGAACTGGTGCTGGGCGGTGCGCTGGCCAATCCCGTGGATGGCGCTGTTCTGTTGTTCCGGGGCGACTCGCCCGAAGTCGCGGAGAGCTTCGCCAGAGCTGACCCTTATGTTACCAGCGGAGCGGTAAAGCGCTGGTACGTCCGCGAATGGACAACTGTCGTGGGCGCAGGAGCCGCAGACCCGATTAAACCGAAAACAGGAATCACAACAGGCTAAGCCGTGTCCGCTACAATGCCGCCATGCAGAGGCAACCGCCGCCCATCCTAACTGCACACCTTTTTTCACCACTCGAAGCCAAGCTGCTGGAGCTGCTCCGTTCGCTCTCGCCGGAGGAGTGGGCGACGCAGACGGTCTCGCCAAGGTGGAAGGTGAAAGATGTGGCCGCGCACTTGCTGGACACCGCTCTACGCAAGCTATCTCTGGTGCGCGATGGCTGGGGCGCAACGACTCCTGATATCCGTTCCGCTGCTGATCTTGCTGCGTTCGTGAACGAGATGAATCGCAAGGGCGTCAGCTTCTTTGGCCGTCTCAGTCCGGCCGTCTTGGTCAGTCTGATGGAGGTAGCATCGCGCGAAAGCAGCCGCTATCACGAGTCCCTGGATCCGATGGGGCCCGCCAGATTCGCTGTGAGCTGGGCGGGCGAGAGTGAATCGCTTAACTGGTTCGACACGGCTCGCGAGTTCACCGAGCGCTGGCACCATCAGCAACAGATTCGATTGGCTGTGGGAAGGCCTGGCATTATGGTTCGCCAGTATTACCATCCGGTGCTCGACTGCTTCATGCGCGCTCTGCCTTTCGCCTACCGTGCCATTCCTGCCAGAACAGGTTCCCTAGCACAGTTCAATGTCTCGGGAGACTGCGGGGGGAGCTGGTTTCTGTATCGCAAAGAAGCTGGCTGGCGCCTGCTTCGCTCGCCTGAAGGCGACACGATATCCGAGACCACGATCCCGCAGGAAATCGCCTGGCGCATCTTTACCAACGGTATCGATCGCGAATCCGCAACGGCACAAGTACAAATCAGGGGTGATCGAGTGGTTGGCGGGCACGTCCTCGACATGATTGCGATTGTGGCGTGAGGAAACCGATTCACGCACATTGAGTGCCACACGGTCCTTTGCTGCACAGCCTGGCGGTTTGTCCCTCGCGGCTCGGTCGCCGCTCGTGATGACAACCAGAGGGCTGCGATCGCTCAGCTTGCCTGTCCTACCAAAGGCTACCTCCCCTTCAGCCCTTGACACCTAACCATGTTTCTGCAAATATGGAAATATGTCGAGTGCAGCTACTAAGAGCTCGGTCAACGCCAAAGACAGCCAGCACGTTGCCCGCTATGCCGATATGTTCTCCGCCATGGGACAGGAGCCCAGGTTGCGCATCATGCAGCTACTGCTTTCTGCGCATCCCGAAGGATTGGTGGTCGGTGAGCTCCTGGCGGAACTGGATATCCCTAATTCCACTCTTTCTCATCATCTGGATAAGCTGCGCAATGAGGATCTCGTACAAGTGCGCCGCGAAGGCACATTCCTGCGCTACACCGCGAATACCGCGGCGCTGCAGGAGCTGCTGCAGTTTCTCTACGCGGAGTGCTGCACGCGCAACCGGGCCCTAAAGCCGCGCGATATCGTGCAAATCTGCCGTTAGGAGACGAAATGGAAACCAACATTAAAGAGATCGTGAAAGAGAAGTACGGTCAGGCAGCCCTTCGAGTTAAAAGCGGTGGAAGCTCTTGCTGCGGTGCCACGGCTGCTACGGATTCTTGTTGCGATCCCATCACCTCAAATCTGTATGGCGTGTCGCAAATTCAGCAGATACCGGAAGAAGCTTTGCTGGCTTCGCTGGGATGCGGCAATCCCACCGCCCTGGCTGAATTGAAACCCGGAGAGGTGGTGCTCGATCTGGGCTCCGGTGGCGGAATTGACGTGTTGCTGTCGGCCAGGAGGGTGGGACCGACCGGAAGCGCCTACGGGCTCGACATGACGGACGAGATGCTTGCACTGGCCAACGAGAACAAACGCAATGCAGGCATGACCAACGTCGAGTTCCTCAAAGGCGAGATCGAAAACATCCCCCTGCCGGACAACTCAGTGGACGTCATTATTTCCAATTGCGTGATCAATCTTTCCGCGAACAAGGACCGCGTGTTAAGCGAGGCCTTCCGCGTGCTCAAGCCGGGAGGACGTTTTGCAGTTTCGGACGTGGTTACGCGGGGAGAGATCAATGAAGAAGTGCGTCGGAGTGTGCTGCTCTGGGTGGGATGTGTCGCAGGCGCGCTGAGTGAAGATGAATATCGCGAGAAGCTGAGGTTTGCCGGATTCGACCAGGTTTCAATTGACCCGACGCGTGTTTATCACGTGGAGGATGCGCGCGAATTCCTTGCCGCAGCCAATGTGGACGTGGACGCCATCGCGCCCCAAGTGGATGGCAAGTTCATGAGCGCGTTCGTGCGAGCGACGAAACCGACAGCCCGTTAAACCGACAGCCCTCTACTGTCCCTGGTAATCTCGGGCCGAAAGGAAATTGATATGCGAGGACGCTACAACGTGTTGTTTCTGTGCACGGGCAATTCCGCGCGCTCGGTCATGGCCGAAGCCATCCTGAATTTCAAAGGCCAGCCCAACTTCACTGCCTACAGCGCAGGCAGTCATCCCACGGGGATGGTGCGGAAGGAAGCGCTGCAACAACTCCAGATCGTTCGCATACCGGCAAGAGATCTGCACAGCAAGTCCTGGGACGAATTTGCTCAGCCCGGCTCCCCAAAGCTGGATTTCGTGTTTACGGTCTGCGACAACGCGGCTAATGAAGTCTGCCCGGTGTGGCCAGGGCAGCCGCTGACGGCGCACTGGGGAGTTCCCGATCCTGCTGCCGTGCGCGGCTCGCCGGGGCAGATCGAGCACGCGTTCCGCGAAGCATATCTCATCCTCGACCGCAGGATCAGCCTGTTTCTATGTCTACCGCTAGACAGCCTGGACAAGCTTGCGATCAAGAAAGAGATCGACAAGATTGGCGAAACCATGGCGCCGGTCCCGCAAGAGTAGCCCTCCCTCTCATTTGAGGAAAGCGGATTCGACTTCCGGAAGTGACCGCGGATCGATTCTCACAAGCGTCATTTAGACGTTTCGAGAACGGCTCCGACGAGATCACCGAGTTGCTGTGGAGTGAACTCGTTTCCTTCGAGATTGGCAACAAGGTTCCGGTCACGACCGATCACCGCCGTATGCAGGGAATGCACAAAGAGCCCCTCGTCCTGGACGAAATTCACGCCGAATAGATCGCAGACGCGTTGTACCTCGGCAGCAGGGCCAGTCAGAAACCGCCAGTTATCGGGATCCGCCTTCCAGATCCCCGCATACTCGCTCAAAATTTCCGGTTGGTCGTGCACCGGATCAAAGGTCACCGTCAATAGGATTAGTTCCCGGCCCATTAGATCCTTATATCGTTTTTGCAAGGCTCCAAAATTGTTCGACAGCCGATAGCAGTAATCGGGCAGTGCGCAGCGCGTATACACGAAATTCAGTGCGACAACTTTCCCCGCGAAATCGCTTAGACGAACCCGCCGCTTGTTTTGATCAGTCAACACAAAATCAGGTACCGCCTGGCCGACCGAGAGTGCAGGCGAACCCGGTCCCCCCAGCGCCTCATCAAGCGTCTTGAGCCTGCGCGACTTCGAGGGCTCACGTTCAGCGCTCGTATATCCCACTATGCGGACGTCTTCCGCATGAGAAGCCTCTTTTGTGACAACTAGCGTGAACTGTATTTGTGCACCGCTGGCAAGACCGTCCAGAGACTTGGGATCGGCAACCTTGAACGACATGACCATCGCGTCCATGTAGCCGGGGATTTCCTGACAGGAAACCAGCATCTTCTGGTGCGCACGATCTACGCGGAGGACCAGTCCCCTTACGAGATAACGTTGTTGTCCGTACGAAGCTGCTGGACTTAGCAAAAGTTGAACTACCAGAGCCAGCAGGAGCAATCCCCGATTCATAGAATTCTCAACACCCGATTCTATTTCTTTTCCGCCCTCTTCGTCGGAGTCCCCTCAGAAGCCGGCGCCGACTTTGCGCCCAGGTGGAAGGCTGCCCGTTCGAGGCGAGTGAAATCCTTGGCACCCTCTCGGATTTCGAGAAACTGATTCTTGTGCACGTCGTTAAAAACTTGATGAGTTTGGCTGGCCGGCCACCAGATCTCCAAATTCACAATGCGAGCATCCTTGCCCAAACCGATGTGCTGTTGTAGCGGTGATGCACCAAACGATCCCCCGCTGCCAACTGTGCGATAGATGGAGCGCTGCGCCTGGCGCTGATTCTGGACCGTCACCTTGATGCGAGCTCCAACTGCCGCGCGATTACTCTTCACGCCGACCAGTTTCAGCGTAATCCAGTCATTTCCATTCCCGGGATTTTCGAATAGCCGGATTGCGTGGCGGTCCCCCGGCACCGCGCCGCCGATTTCGGCCACTATGTCTTCATCGCCGTCATTATCCAGATCGGCAAACGCAACGCCGTGTCCCTTGTGTAACTCGCCCGTACCAGAAGAGGCCGTGACATCCATGAACTTCTTGCCGCCCTGATTGTGAAACAAAACATTGGGCAGGATATCTCCGTAAGGCGGGGTCCCCGTCCCCAGGTAGAAATCGAGAAATCCATCATTGTCGATATCACCAAAATTCGAACCCATGGGATTGAACACTCGATTTAACCCCACTTCCGCGGTCACATCTCGGAATGTCCCATTGTGCTCATTGTGATAGAGCTTGAGCGTTTCCACGTTATGCGGAAGTCCAAGTAGGCTGCGTAGATTCTCTTCCGGAGACATGTAGTAGCTGGTTACGAAAAGGTCGGGCCACCCATCGTTGTCATAATCGAAAAACCACGTAGCAAAGCTCATCCAGGGCTGCTGCTGCACACCTGCCTGTGCCGCCACTTCGGTGAAGCTGCGGTCGTGATTGTTGTGGTAAAGGAACTTATTTCCTCCCAGATTCGAGACGTAGAAGTCCATGTATCCGTCGTTATCGTAGTCGGCTGCAATTACGCCCTTGGTGAACGCCACCCGGTCGACTCCAGCCGAATGCGAAATATCTTCAA is part of the Terriglobales bacterium genome and harbors:
- the trpC gene encoding indole-3-glycerol phosphate synthase TrpC, whose product is MPVSLDEIVSAVRARVAEATKNTDLKALERDAANHTPRGFAKALRTAAAAGPAVIAELKKASPSRGMIRASFHAAGLASELFESGASALSVLTEEQFFQGSLDYLREASAAMPLPCLRKDFIVDEFQILEARANHADAILLIIAALTLEQLGHLGAQARSLGLDVLCEIHDERELTIALDNGFEILGVNSRDLRTFTVDLNAALRLGTKLPERVLRVAESGIHSANDLLTLQAAGYQAFLIGESLMAADRPGQELANLLRETKRAARKVVVH
- a CDS encoding arsenate reductase ArsC, with translation MRGRYNVLFLCTGNSARSVMAEAILNFKGQPNFTAYSAGSHPTGMVRKEALQQLQIVRIPARDLHSKSWDEFAQPGSPKLDFVFTVCDNAANEVCPVWPGQPLTAHWGVPDPAAVRGSPGQIEHAFREAYLILDRRISLFLCLPLDSLDKLAIKKEIDKIGETMAPVPQE
- the trpB gene encoding tryptophan synthase subunit beta → MPATPSQSVSAKPGRFGPYGGRYVPETLVAALEELERAYEQARQDPEFQRELDLLLRQFAGRPTPLFFAERLTEKLGGAKIYLKREDLLHTGAHKINNCLGQALLVKRMGKHRVIAETGAGQHGVATATVCALFGFDCVVYMGTEDMRRQELNVFRMRLLGAEVRGVESGSRTLKDAINEAMRDWVTNVRTTHYLLGSVLGAHPYPTMVRDFHRVIGRETRWQITKAEGRLPDMILACVGGGSNAIGIFHEFIPQTQVGLVGVEAGGRSSELGQHAARFQGGSPGVLQGTYSYVLQDEAGQIANTHSVSAGLDYPAIGPEHGWLRDMGRAEYVSASDSEALEACKLLARTEGIIPALESAHAVAECVRRAPNMKPYEIIIVNVSGRGDKDIGILRENIRF
- a CDS encoding maleylpyruvate isomerase N-terminal domain-containing protein; protein product: MQRQPPPILTAHLFSPLEAKLLELLRSLSPEEWATQTVSPRWKVKDVAAHLLDTALRKLSLVRDGWGATTPDIRSAADLAAFVNEMNRKGVSFFGRLSPAVLVSLMEVASRESSRYHESLDPMGPARFAVSWAGESESLNWFDTAREFTERWHHQQQIRLAVGRPGIMVRQYYHPVLDCFMRALPFAYRAIPARTGSLAQFNVSGDCGGSWFLYRKEAGWRLLRSPEGDTISETTIPQEIAWRIFTNGIDRESATAQVQIRGDRVVGGHVLDMIAIVA
- a CDS encoding YciI-like protein, which codes for MHYLLFYEVADDYVSRRAQFRAAHLEKAWKSSERGELVLGGALANPVDGAVLLFRGDSPEVAESFARADPYVTSGAVKRWYVREWTTVVGAGAADPIKPKTGITTG
- a CDS encoding phosphoribosylanthranilate isomerase, encoding MKICGTTNLEDARLAVEAGADAVGFVFAASPRRVTPEQVREIVQQLPDTLEKVGVFVNERAERIRTIMKGTGLTSIQLSGEEPEPLLAEINSMHTTKGQKPKLYRVIHLPEKFEAGLQVGFRWPDGDAKPDALLLDCGQEGKWGGAGKKFDWESAVPLVEAMQCVLPVIVAGGLRPDNVDEAIRLLAPYGVDIASGVESSPGKKDPAKVRAFVSAARGRATGN
- a CDS encoding branched-chain amino acid aminotransferase, encoding MPGKDAIAARIRVECVTNSGVKEVDFTNIPFGSVFSDHMFTAEYQDGRWSEGIIRPFGPIPLSPTSSSLHYGISVFEGMKAHKSADGHPLLFRPRDNARRFQGSAARLAMAQVPEDLFLDGLHELIRLDQAWIPPADKGALYIRPVLFSSDPSLRVKPADKYQFIIFTSPFGAYFSVPVDVLVSEHYVRAFPGGTGDVKPAGNYAAALLADQEAREAGCHAVLWLDAQEHRFVEECGVMNVFFLVGEEVITPPLTGTILPGITRDSVITLLRDMGIPVREERISIDELLESHEQGCLRECFGTGTAATVSHVGRIRYRGNTLLLPPVEERKIGPAVRQKLVSIMTGREPDPHAWVEAI
- a CDS encoding DUF2127 domain-containing protein, which encodes MPRPAGVTLLAIINWMFACGLVILALGFFVGFRFLGAIGAMGMPAELFTAIGTFAGILFLFFAAVEAFVGYGLWNLQEWARVVEIVLFAIHLLFSIPRLLFPHMAVFLLPRLVRMAIDGLVIWYLMQPQVRAAFAPR
- a CDS encoding metalloregulator ArsR/SmtB family transcription factor, which produces MSSAATKSSVNAKDSQHVARYADMFSAMGQEPRLRIMQLLLSAHPEGLVVGELLAELDIPNSTLSHHLDKLRNEDLVQVRREGTFLRYTANTAALQELLQFLYAECCTRNRALKPRDIVQICR
- a CDS encoding SCO family protein — encoded protein: MNRGLLLLALVVQLLLSPAASYGQQRYLVRGLVLRVDRAHQKMLVSCQEIPGYMDAMVMSFKVADPKSLDGLASGAQIQFTLVVTKEASHAEDVRIVGYTSAEREPSKSRRLKTLDEALGGPGSPALSVGQAVPDFVLTDQNKRRVRLSDFAGKVVALNFVYTRCALPDYCYRLSNNFGALQKRYKDLMGRELILLTVTFDPVHDQPEILSEYAGIWKADPDNWRFLTGPAAEVQRVCDLFGVNFVQDEGLFVHSLHTAVIGRDRNLVANLEGNEFTPQQLGDLVGAVLETSK
- a CDS encoding arsenite methyltransferase — translated: METNIKEIVKEKYGQAALRVKSGGSSCCGATAATDSCCDPITSNLYGVSQIQQIPEEALLASLGCGNPTALAELKPGEVVLDLGSGGGIDVLLSARRVGPTGSAYGLDMTDEMLALANENKRNAGMTNVEFLKGEIENIPLPDNSVDVIISNCVINLSANKDRVLSEAFRVLKPGGRFAVSDVVTRGEINEEVRRSVLLWVGCVAGALSEDEYREKLRFAGFDQVSIDPTRVYHVEDAREFLAAANVDVDAIAPQVDGKFMSAFVRATKPTAR